A segment of the Maylandia zebra isolate NMK-2024a linkage group LG2, Mzebra_GT3a, whole genome shotgun sequence genome:
ATAACAGTTTTTTTCTGCCGCAGTCAGAGTTACGGAGATTTCTGTAAAgatatttacttttttctgaAAAGCTGGATTTagttactgaagcagtgtaTCCTGTGATGCACACACTTTAGTATAAAACCGAATGTTTTGATTCTTTAATGTACTGTGTCTGAGAGCTATATTGAGCTGAACAAATGATGCAAATattccatccatgcatccaggCAACCATTGTCTGCTGTTTTTGCTTATGTGGATGTAGGTATTGAAGTCAGAAGACAGTTTAACATTcgttaaaacaacaaacaaaaaacgagGCTTCAATTCACCTCAGCTCATATTTCCTGTACAGTGCGCTGCATGAGCGGTGCTGCAGGTTCAAAGAAAGCTTGCAGCTTCTTTTGTAGATTCATTGTTTAGCTGAGGCTCAGCAGTGTTGCCCACCAACTCTGTTGCCCCACAGAGAATGCTATTCTGGATTAGCCTACCCTGTTTCTGTTTATCCTTTGCTGGTCTAATGTGAGACTTGAGTCAGGGCTAAGGCAGAAAGCAGTTTATGCCAAGGGAGATTAATGTCTGATTTTGGAGACAAGCCAGAGAAAATGCTACCAGTGTCCACCCTGTGTCCTGGTTACTCCCTTATGTCCTCATTGCACCTAAAACCGGAcaagaattcaattcaataaaaaaaaaataaaaaaacgatGTGAGAGCTCCAGCTGTCCTCCTTAAATCACTTCAAATCTTAGGGGAAAGCATAACTGTGAGTTTATGTGGGCATCAGCCCCCTCCCCATGGCTCGAGTCAACACTCAATCCATTTCTGTCCTCCCTGGTCATgtttttgaatgtgtgtgtatctgtgtggcTCTTTAGCATTTATACTTCACTGGTGTGGTTGTGTATAAGCGGCTGCCTGAGCTTTTATCTTAATGAAAGACTGTAGTGCACCAGCAGAGGGTTAATTCAGTTAAGAGCAAGGCAGGGGCCATAGTGAGTGCTGACTCAGGTAGCAGGAAAAGGATGTAAAAACAGAGTGAGCGAGGCAGGAAACAGTAAGAAACTGAACGATGAGCTTGAGGTGTTGAAAGTCATGAGAAGAGGAAAGCAGATTCTCTGGTCAGTTCTGGTTCAAAATGTGCCGACACTCTTGCTTCCTCCTCCGCCTGACTTTCTCTGTTCTCCTCTTTAGTGTCCTTCCTGCACACCCTTAAGTGCATTAATCTGAATTAAGCACTCTCATGGGAAGATCACACTATACTGTTTCTCCTCTCCTTCCTTTCCCCTCTTGTCCCTTGCCATCATGCCCACACCTTATATGTCTTTCCACTGGCCAACTTAAAAAATGTGCACCCCgttctttctccttctctcccCCCTTCTCTCACCTCGTCTGATATCCCCCCAGGGCTTTAATCCAAATATACATTCCCACATGTTCCCTGCGGTCAGGCTTGGGCGTCTGCGGCCACACGCAGACAGACGACACTCGCAGACACATTTGTGCACccccaaaaagaacacaaacatgACTTGAAAGCGCAGATCTGATGGATTGCAGGTCTGTTGAACAGAGAGTGGGTTCATGGATTTGCTTGTCCTTGTTTCCCTTGTGCCTATGTTTAGTTTCACAGCCGTCCTGTTTGCTTAGATGCATTAATCTAGGCCTCTGTgttagcctgtgtgtgtgtgttcaaccAAGGCTCCGCACACACAGAACGTTAGCCTCCATCTGCAATAAAAGCCTCTTCATCATCTGTTGCTGAGAGGTAATTTGACTTTGCATCAGCCTTCCCCCTCCTCCCCGTCTTCCAGCTCTATGTGGTGATGTCATCTGATACTATGAGAGAATGTGACCCACTGACCCTTAAAGCATTACCCCAAATTCCCTCTCGCTCCCCCCTTCTTTATCTCTCAAGTACATTAGCATTACTCTTCCCCCATCCCTTCTTTCTCCTCTTGAGGCTGAACCAGGCCTTTGTCTCAGCTTCACTGCCAGACCGCCGTGATTCAGGCATCGCCAGGCTCCTCAATCACAGCATCTGTCCAAGCGCTGGATGACATCCAGTCGCTGCTGCTGACCGCCATTggacaaagcttttttttttttattccagtcTCTACTTGAAAGCTGTCACAGTATTCAGCAGAATACATAAAGCTTTGGGGTATTCCAAAAGTGTTGCTGGAGAGTTTCACGGCAGTTGACTCAGGGCTTTGTGGTGCCATTAAATTGCATATCTGGCCAAATTATTACTGATTTAATAAAGGGTGTAAAAGTTTTTAATTATCTGCagtatttcatttaatttcaatttcaaATGACTAACTAAGTGATATTTATCTTTCTATTTCAGTTATTCTAATATGTTTCACCACCCTGCAGGTTGTCCATTTACTTGAACCCTGTATAgtattttcatttctttctctcactgAGCTCCAACTTCTGGAGACGTTGGTGATTAGAAATGAAACTCAGACACACCCGCAGGTTGTTATTCTCTGGTTTCTGTGGTTGTAACTCGCTCATCATTAATGCACACCTTAGATCTTACAGTTAGAAGTGCTGTAGAGTCAACTTTTATGTCACGATTGCTCAGTCATTGACTCTGTCTTTTGAGTTCATTGTTTTTTGTCCCCAGTTAAGAGTTTTTCAGTGTTCTTGTAATTATAGATTTCTGGAGTTCTATGTTTGTGGTTATGATTAAGTTCTAGTCTAGTGTATTATCGATTAGTATTTTGGGCATTTTGGTTTTGTCACCTGTTATTTTTATCAGCCTCCCCTGTGCTCATGTGTCCAGCTAAGTTTCCGTCAGTGTAGGCGTATTCATGTTTTGTTacttcctgtcttattttgcCAGTCCCAGTCTTGTGTGTATTGTGTTCAGTTTTGGGTCCCCTTGTCTTGTTACTTAGATTCTGTTCACCCGTGTTTCATTTTCCTCAGCTGTATAATGGTTCTCTAATTACCTCATGTGTATTTCACTTCCTTTTGGCTGGAGCCCAgctttgttttgaaatttttttGCGCATTCCAGTGATGAATTTCCTTATTTTGAGTTCAGCCACTGTCTCTGGAGTCCTGCACAGTAGTTAGTCATGGTGTGATAAATCACCATGAATGTGTTGAATCTTTCCAATTGCTTCACCAAAAGGCAGAGGTAATATCACAGAAGCCTCTGTACCGTCTGCTCTGAGATCGATTTGAGAAGATGTATGTTGTTATTGGGAGATATTATGTAAAATGCCCCCAAATTTGTGGACCCATAATGGTCACGTGCTGCAGAACGATACGGGCCTCGACACAGGCTTCATTTGGACACGCCCCCTTTGCTCGACACAGGCCTCGGGGCTTCAACATCAGATGTAACATCACGAATATTGGGTCCTAAATCTGTCTACCGTGCAGCATATTGTGAGATTTTTAGTTGTTATTTTGCCATGTTTTAAGTCTTTTCTATTTCTTAAGCATAGACTACCATCAACGATACCAAAGTAACTTACAAATACATTGCTGGGATTAGACTTTTCATTAAAACTTTCATTAAAATGAGTCCCCAAGGAATAGCAAGATTCAGCTCAGAAACTGCAGCTGACTGTCAAGTTAAGGATAAGGGAGAACAGAAGTGGAGTACTTGTGTGGTTCCATTAAGGAAGAAATGactgtggaacagcagcaggctAAAGTTCAGTCATCTAATGTCATTAATTGCCACAAAATTGGCCTACAGTTAACACAGAGGATGATGGGAAATGTCTTCAGGAAGTTAGGGAAGCTGGAAAACTTGTGGAATTACAGATATAAATGACATTTAGCTCAAATCACAACATGACCCTGTTCATGCTGACATCATACGTCCCACCGATCGTTTTGAGGTCCCCCTTTAGAGTTCCTATTGGTCTAGGTGGTTAGCCAGCCCCTTCTTCCTGTGAGTCCTAATCTGTTAAAAGTAGTCATTTTGTgtctttgcttgttttatttcaaattcTCATCAGCAGGCTGTCATTGTCTTAAGAGGCTTGTTTCCTTCTTGGCATCGAACAgggatgaaaaagaaaatttgcATCATCCTTTCAATGAGTTTAACACTGGTGGATCTGTGCTAATTTGCCTTCCTGGTCAGATAGTCAGATTAGAAGCCATTCTTATCCTCGATAAAGCTTATAGGTATAGGTAGGGCTAAATCAAGTGACTCAGAAACATCCCTTAGGTACAATACCGATCCAAGGTTTTGGACTGGGAGGTAGATGGTCTTTTCCTGCCTTTGGGCAGAACATAATTTCCAGCAGTTTAATCATTTGTTCCTCATTGAAATATATGGCAGTGATAAGGATCTTCTCATTTAACTTAAGAAATCAAATTTGGCTGAGGCATATTTACAAGaagattacatttttatttttctatttcccTTAAAAGCCAccagattaaaaaataaatgaagaagcaATGATAATAAGGAAATCTTTAAGATCTTTGGTCTGTTTGAGTCAAACTCCTGCAGTTTAATGCTTCAGGAAACAACATCAGTAGATGTGCTTGAGTTTCTCTGCAGTTACAGCCAGTTGCTGAGTTGGCCTGAGGAGAAGATGAAGATGACTTAAAGTTTAAAGTTGACTGAAAACAGGAAGAATGGTTTGCAATAAACATTGGACttaattgtgctgatacagATAAATAGAAAATAAGAGGATTATGATACTTTATCCAAAGAAAGCTTTCGGTGTCATGCATATGCATGTTTCTGCTTCACAGCCTGAAAAATAGCAAAGAAGCTCAAGAGCACTTGTAAATAATCCATCTGTCAAACAaatgcagtcaggacatgccaACAACTGAAGCTGTCAGCATAGGGAAGTTATCATCTCTTGCTTCAGCAATAGACTAGTACTCGCCAAGAAGTAAAAAGGATCACTGGGGGATGGTACATATGGCTTTGATTACAGTTTCCCACATTCTCCTGTGCGCTCTCTTGTCACCAATAGGCTCTTTGTTTAAATCTTTAAAGCACTTTGTTTTTTGGGGAGCGCCTGTGTTAGAGTGAATGTTTTACGAGCTGTGGGCTGTTGCAGAGAGTCTGTCCTCTGCTAACCTCTCAGCTTCCTGCAGTTTTGTATTTCACCGTCTTTTCACAATATTGTTGTTTCCATAGACTGTATTACTGTCACAAAATACAGAATATTTTGTTGTCcctgaatttgtttttttttacccaggCAGCTGTTGGCCCCTGGATATCAGGAAATATGGTACACACCCAATGGAGCGCGCAAGTCCTCTTCTCGACCCAGCACTGTGAGTCTGCGAGATAGTTTCATGCTCTTAGGCTGCGGAGGGGAGTCTTAGCTGATAAACATCAGTGTAGTTGATCAAGTCAAGTGGGAGGAGGGTAATAAACAGTTAGTGACAGgttttggcataaatactactacttctgtttacattaaaaggtcagtgtgtgatgaatgaaaatgttgtttttcaggGACACTGTTTCTACCATGGCGAGGTTCAGGGCATGGAAGGCTCCAGCGTTGCTGTCAGCACTTGTTCAGGGCTCAggtaataaaaaatatttcttattATTCATTAAATCCCTCCAATGAGCAAGCCTTTCATTAAATTACATTGGTCTTGAATTATCAGTCCCATCCTATCTTTAGGAACTCATAGTATCGTATCACCcaattagagcactttgctctcagactgcaggcttacttgagGTTCTTAGGGTaaaaaaagtagaatgggatccagagccttcagcttttaggCCCCTTGTCTGTGGAACtggctcccagtttggattcaggagacagacagtcTCTCTAtatttaagattaggcttaaaagtttcattttcatttttacaaagcatatagttagggctggaacATGTGACTTTAAACCCTTGCTTAGTTATGCTCCAACAGGCCTGCGCTGTtcggcttcccatgatgcactgtttcttcttcagtcacctctTTTTACTCCGtgtgcatttaatcattaggtATCATTATTTATAATTAATCTCTGTTTTCCCCTCTCTGATTCTGGTTGGagcagaggtttcttcctgttaaaagggagtttttccttcccactgtcaccaagtgcttgctcgtacagtgtcatctgattgttggaatTTGCTCTGTATTAAGGCAGCATTTTTGAGGTGTTTATTGTTCTGATTTGGCGCCATATAAGTCAAATTAAGTTGATTTAAGACAGGGGAAACCATGCATCCGAACAGATTTAGAatataaaaagtaataaaacttTACAGTAACATATATTTAAGTCCAACTCAAGTATGGATGGATGTAGATGGCTCAGAGTAAGAGAAAAGTTTCTCAAGTTTGTTTGAAAAAACACCATTTAAAGCTACATGTTCCATCCATAGATAAAATCTTTAAATTTATCCGGCAAGGAAAAGAGCTGAAAGGACAAAAAAGAGGATGTTTCTGTAAAGTCAACATTTTCTGAAAAAGCAGAGGTAAGAGCTAAAAGACGTGATGGCAGGGGAAAGAGCTGTGCTTATACAAACAGGAAATTGTTTGATACCGACTAGATTGTGCAGAGATTATATTGATCAGCTGGTTGCTCAGCTCATTCATTTGCTTATCTATAGTAGCAATAAGTtgcttgcttttaaaaaaaacctgctaGAAACAAGTTTCTCAAACTTCCTGTCTAAAACATGTAcgtatttctgttttatatacgTGCTGAGAGACGTGCTGAGAATTCGACAGCTGGGCAGTGGGAGTAAAAGATGTATGAATTTGACTTCCTTCAGCTTGTGATCAAGCTGTGCCTCAATAAATAATGTTACAGGAAACAGCCCTGTGTACTGTCCGATGTAGTCTCCAAGTTTATTAGGTCACTGGCTTCAGTGCTGGTTCATTGAGTACAGCTCGGTACTGGAGATCTTGTGTGTTCTCCTGATGCACctccagagcagctgctgcttcctgctggagacactcagagagagagagagaggagaggcagGCAGCAGAGGGGGAACTAGTGAGGGCTGACAAACATCTTAGTCGTGCGTGTGTGATTTCTTTCTGGGTTAATGTTCTGCATCTGGAGGATGAGCGAATAACATCTTCCTGCTAATGTAGATTCTGCAAGGGAATGCAAATACAGCATAAAGGGATGTTGACGTGTGGGCGTCTGACTTCTCCAGATGTTTTCTGCAGCTGCACGGCCCGCTGCTCTGCATGCACTCGTGTGTGTTTGAGTATAGGTGTCTGTTATGATCAGTGGCTTTTTGAAGAGGATTGTTTATGTCAGCTGATCTTTATTTACACAACAACGGAGAAAGAGAGAAGCGTGACCTTCTGTCGCACAAATATTAAGACATCGCTGATTTTCTGAATATGactgtttttccctcctagggGACTAATTTCCCTGAACACGAGCATCAGCTACCTGATAGAGCCTCTTCCTGTTTCTACGGATGCTGATCGGCACGCTGTGTTCCGAGCCGAGAGTGTTCGTCTCCCCGGGGGTCACTGCCAGCATCACCATGGCAAAGTGGAGCATGAGGAGGGGCTTAATGACTTTATCAAGGGAATGATGTCACCACAGGGTTTGAGGGTGAGCTCAGTAGCAGTAACCTCATCGATGACATTCTTTGAGATTTATTAAAACATGATTATGTTGTCTTTCTCGTCAGGAAAAAAGGGAAGTGAGTCAGAATATGAAGTACGTAGAGCTGCTCATAGTTGCAGACAAGACTGAGGTGAGAAAACAGTGTACTCAGATTGGGTGACTTTTGCAACCACACTGGGGGGGGTTTGCAGTGAACCATTAAGATGTGGTAGCGGGGAGTGTGGCTTTTCGTATGTGGGATTAGGTGTGTGccatcattattatttatgACCTGTAAAGTTTGCATTATGTATAGCTTCCCACTTCATGCAGTTGCAGGTAAACCCAATTGTGGAGAAcgcttgcaaaaaaaaaaaaaggttcacttcctgttttatttcaaGTGTGAGATGTACCCTTTATGGGAAAGATATTTTAACAGATGTGTAGACGTTGAGTTTCTATTTCTGTGTGTTCATTGTGGTTTATGGTCGTTGCAGTTTGAGAAGCACAACTCTGATCTTGACAAGACGAAACAGAAATTAGTGGAAGCAGCCAACCTAGTTGACAAGGTAACATCTGATTtgaaaccagaaaaaaaaaggaaaaaaaccccagaTACTGGAGTTTAACATGCCTATTTTTATTCCTTATGCCGACACCGATAGTACTACAAAGCTTTAAATATCCGTGTGGCACTAATTGGTCTGGAGGTGTGGACCAGCCAGGACATGATCAGCGTCTCCGATAACCCGCACAGCACCCTGGCAGCGTTCCTGTCTTGGAGACAGAAACAGCTACGCAGTCTCCCCAACGACAATGCTCAGTTGGTCACGTCAGTGTTTCTCATTCACTCTAGTACATTTCATAATCATTGCGCAAGACAGTAATAAACACCGGTTGCAGTCCAGCGGGATGCTCTTGACTTGGAACTAATTTCAAGTGCTCTCTTTTGTCTCCAGGGGGAAGTCATTCCGGGGCACGACCATCGGGCTGGCACCTCTCAAAGCCATGTGCTCCGAATACCAGTCCGGCGGAGTAAACATGGTGAGGGACGAGTGTGTTTAGATTTAAATTTGATGATGCTACGCTACATCAGCATGCATCAAGTCAAAGAATCACACGTTGATTTCTGCTGATCTTAAAATTCTCGTGCTGTGTCGAACAGGACCACTCAGATTTATCAGTCGGCGTTGCTGCCACGATGGCGCACGAGATGGGACACAACTTTGGTATGAGCCACGACATTCCAGGTTGTTGCCAGGCGAAAGCAGAAGACGGAGGCTGTATCATGGCTGCTGCTACTGGGTATGAAATTCAGCTTGCCACAATACAAAAAATTGCATTCATTAAACCAGGAGAAAGGGGATAAATGATagaatatgaaagaaaaaattGAACCTGATTTCTTCCTTACCTCATGCTCAGGGATCCTTTTCCTCGAGTGTTTAATGATTGCAACATAAAGGAGCTGAAGAGCTACCTGAGCTCTGGAGGAGGAAAGTGTCTCTTTAACCTGCCCAACACCAGGACAATGTATGGAGGGCATCGCTGTGGTAACGGTTACCTGGAAGACGGAGAAGAATGCgactgtggagaagaagaggTCAGTGGGTGTTTCTGTGTATGCACTGCGGGTTTTTCTTTTGATGGTTTTGCCAGGCTTCATAACTCTACAACACGTTTTGCCCAGGAGTGCACAAGTCCATGCTGTAATGCCAACAACTGTACCCTGAAAGCTGGAGCTGAGTGTGCCCACGGAGTCTGCTGTCAGAACTGCAAGGTACATTTATTAGTGTACATACTATTTAAATGGGAAATCACCAACCCTTATTCTCACTAGTACAGAATAAATGTTCTACTCTTCTAACTTTATTTATGTCATTACTCTTTTGTCTTTCACTGTGAAGCTGAAGAGCCCGGGTGTGCTGTGCCGTGCTCTCTCGGGGTCATGTGATCTTCCTGAGTTCTGTGATGGCAAAACAGAGTCTTGTCCTGCAGATTTTTATTTAGTAGATGGCACATCATGTGCAGGCGGGAAGGCCTATTGTTACACCGGCATGTGTCTGACCCTTGAGCAACAGTGTCGCTCACTTTGGGGAAAAGGTGGGTAAAGCGGACTCTCCATCTATAGCTAACTGCTGTTTATCCTCACTTAAACGCACTTGGTTAATTGATCATCAACAAGTCTCAGCACCTCataaaagcagaggttttggcagtttgctggtctggaacATGCAGGTGTGTTTTAACATAATCCTACAATCAAGAAAGTAATCAAGGTGTTGGAATAGTCCAGGCAAAGTCCAGAACTCAGTCCGAATGAAATGTGGTGGGAACTTAAGAGAATTTTGCataaacaaattcaaacaaacCTCAGTGAACGGAAGCAACATTGTAACAAAGAGTCGTCCAAAACTCCTCCACAAAATGTTGAAACTGATGAACTCATACTGAAAATAACTACTTCAACTTATTTCTGCTAAAGGTGGTTTTGCTTCTAAAAATGGTCTTTATTATTAAAGGATTATTAAagtttatatacatatatcttaTAGACTAACTTTAAATCAGTATTTTTAGTGAACAATaacttaacaaaaataaaactgaaacagtcaaatttTACAAACTGTACATGGTTTGAAGGTGCATGCACTCATGCTTTGAACTTTAAAATGGTTTTGGTATTATTTTAAATACCAAAACCACAGGAACAATAGCTCACTACTTTTTAAGGAAGTGACTGCACAAATAAtatctcttttcttttcatccGTAGGGCTTTGAGGGGTTTGAGTCATACCAAGTTTCTggactttttttaattaaagaaatgaATGTTAAAGAGATAAATATCCAGTCAGGCTCAGTGTATTTAAAGATGAGTCCTTGATGGGTCACAGGACTAGGGATTGTTATTGGACAGTGTCCATGTTCATGTGGTGACAGAGCCTTTGTAGTACCACAGGAGCCACATTGAACAGTAAGGGATGCCATCTGGTCTTCATCAGACGGTCAAATAACACAACCTGACTGTATGCCTGCATGTGTGTTATTGTGTTTGCGTGAGCTCACACttttaaatatgtttctgtgcatttttttgttgttgttttttgttaaaccaCAGATGGTCGTCCGGCCCCTGACCTGTGCTTTAAGAGGGTAAATGAAGCTGGCAATATGTATGGGAATTGTGGCAAAGATGAGTCTGGGAATTACAGGAGCTGTAGTGACAGGTGAAAACCAAAACGTTCAGCAACAAACTAATCACACTTTCATTTACTTCTCCCTCAACTGAAGTCTAACTTTGTTGTTTTGGGTGGGGGGTTCTGTTTACATGACAGGAATGCTAAATGTGGGAAAATCCAGTGTTTGGCTTCAGCCTCCAAGCCTATTGAGCAAAATGCGGTTGTCATAGAAACCACGGTTACTGAGGGCTACAAAAGAATCATGTGCAAGGGGACACATGTGTACAAGCTTGACAAGGAGGAAAAGGAGGCACAGGGTGACACTTTGGATCCAGGTCTGGTCATGACGGGCACCAAGTGCGGCGAAGACTTGGTGAGAGTTATGAAAATGTACTAAACAGAGTTTGCAGTAGTAGTAAAGAGCATGTACCAGTACTACTTTTTTTTCACCCGATCTTAAGTCACAAACAAAGCAGACAAAACTGTTTCGATCAGACAGAGAAAATGGATCATCTGTGATTTCAGTTTTCACCTGAAAGGGGATAAGCAACCTGTCTCGAAGCGCTTCTCTAATGTTCCTCCTCACGCTTCTTTTGTTTGAACAGATTTGCTTTAACGGATTATGCCGCAATGCATCTTTTCTCAGAGCGGCGGAATGCAACGCCAAGTGCCACGGACACGGAGTAAGTTTCAGTGTGTCGCAGAAGAGATGCTGGTTTGATGGATTTCTCTGGACTTCTGAGAAAGATTTGGCAGCTAGCCTACAATTGCTGAAAGCTGGCAGCCCTAAGCAGCGCTGCAGGAACGGTCCAGATCCTTTGCTTAATTAAAAGTAGCAAcacaacaatataaaaaaaacatatcataAACAAGTAAGGGTTTGGCATTCAGGCATCTTACTTATGGGAAACCACGGCTGTATTATGCAGCAATATGGTCACCTCTGTAAAATGTTCCATAAACTATACAATTTTTTTCGGCAGAGCCTTTTTACTACATTTTGTTACAAAACATTGACTTCCTGTCCCTGATTCTCCTTCAGTCATAAAAAATGTGACTTATTCTCTTACCAGCTGTGCAACAACAACCGTAACTGCCACTGTGATCCAGGCTGGGCTCCTCCTCTCTGCGACCAGAAAGGATCAGGGGGCAGTGTGGACAGCGGGCCTGTCATCAACCGCAGTGAGACCCATGCACCAATCATTTATGTGCAGttaattaaagttaaaacaatttttttggtgtttgtttattttctgactCTTGTCTATTTTATATTCCAACAGGAAGCGTTGGTACAGCCCTCCTTACTTCCTTTCTGCTTCTCTTGGTGGGTTtggctgtttttgctttttggcGCTTCGGCAGACATAAGCTCCCCTTGCTGAAGCCTTCTGCTCCACCACCAGTGCCAAAGTATGTAGTTCTGAAGTTGCTAAACACTAAAAACGTACTTTGCAGATAACGTTTTTCCTTTGTGTTGTGCGAACATCCAGAATGAATGAAATCCACACTTCCGAGCCACCTGACGTCAAGCCTCTTAATCCGGAAAGTCGTGCCAACGGTCATGCCAACCCAACATTCTTGCTAAAGAATTCGGTAAATAAGCCCACTCTTTGACCACCTAAGTAATGTCTGTCATGTAATACCataaaaaatgttgaaaatacTTGTCATCTTTGTGCT
Coding sequences within it:
- the adam19b gene encoding disintegrin and metalloproteinase domain-containing protein 19, with translation MRPGARPPPPPSPPPYAARCCVCVCLIVVLYCTVTAAVSEAAVYNGDTKQASLESILENVESYEITYPIWLHPLRHKRSDNKEHPAEAQVLITTEGQELRLLLEKNEQLLAPGYQEIWYTPNGARKSSSRPSTGHCFYHGEVQGMEGSSVAVSTCSGLRGLISLNTSISYLIEPLPVSTDADRHAVFRAESVRLPGGHCQHHHGKVEHEEGLNDFIKGMMSPQGLREKREVSQNMKYVELLIVADKTEFEKHNSDLDKTKQKLVEAANLVDKYYKALNIRVALIGLEVWTSQDMISVSDNPHSTLAAFLSWRQKQLRSLPNDNAQLVTGKSFRGTTIGLAPLKAMCSEYQSGGVNMDHSDLSVGVAATMAHEMGHNFGMSHDIPGCCQAKAEDGGCIMAAATGDPFPRVFNDCNIKELKSYLSSGGGKCLFNLPNTRTMYGGHRCGNGYLEDGEECDCGEEEECTSPCCNANNCTLKAGAECAHGVCCQNCKLKSPGVLCRALSGSCDLPEFCDGKTESCPADFYLVDGTSCAGGKAYCYTGMCLTLEQQCRSLWGKDGRPAPDLCFKRVNEAGNMYGNCGKDESGNYRSCSDRNAKCGKIQCLASASKPIEQNAVVIETTVTEGYKRIMCKGTHVYKLDKEEKEAQGDTLDPGLVMTGTKCGEDLICFNGLCRNASFLRAAECNAKCHGHGLCNNNRNCHCDPGWAPPLCDQKGSGGSVDSGPVINRRSVGTALLTSFLLLLVGLAVFAFWRFGRHKLPLLKPSAPPPVPKMNEIHTSEPPDVKPLNPESRANGHANPTFLLKNSPSPHPSPSAPPLPRNGIVYPAGKPPPVPMCAGEQRKQTPQPQRVISPQGRTPPVPPGQKPNQASALPTRPPPLRSLDAKNSSQLSAVPKNRPNPPNRPPPPCPIKKQSGDPVKGPQVTTNALQRGKPGLAPSAGQKMPNRA